The following are encoded in a window of Variovorax paradoxus genomic DNA:
- a CDS encoding amidohydrolase family protein: MTTLEALRIPMPLRGFAAVGNAQVFDVTIDGDTVAAIVPSASQTQARGTLLSALVEAHAHIDKNFTVQDVGAAQGDLFTAIERMGRHRASWTGASLRLRMERALHEAWRAGTRALRTHLDWVEPEPPAALAVFEALREEWAGRIELQFVALVPLDVFADLSAGERIARDVKRAGGALGAFVYRNGGLVPKLGRVFDLAQQHGLTLDFHVDEGLDTDASGLRSISQLVRARDFKGRVVCGHACSLSVQDDAVAAETLTLCAGAGLHLVALPTTNLYLQGAWDRTPVARGITRIREAAAHGLRASLATDNVQDAFYPYGSYDLLETFGLGVQMAHLAPAADWLDTITVNPAKALGLAWDGRLAPGCPADLVVLAATDEHELIGPRGRLRSVYRAGQLLEPTTP; the protein is encoded by the coding sequence ATGACGACGCTCGAAGCGCTGCGCATCCCGATGCCGCTGCGTGGCTTTGCGGCCGTGGGCAATGCGCAGGTCTTCGACGTCACGATCGACGGCGACACGGTCGCGGCCATCGTGCCCAGTGCGTCGCAGACGCAAGCGCGCGGCACGTTGCTGAGCGCGCTCGTCGAGGCGCACGCGCACATCGACAAGAACTTCACCGTCCAGGACGTCGGCGCCGCGCAGGGCGACCTGTTCACCGCCATCGAGCGCATGGGCCGTCACCGCGCGAGCTGGACCGGCGCCTCGCTGCGCCTGCGCATGGAGCGTGCGTTGCACGAGGCCTGGCGCGCCGGCACGCGCGCGCTGCGCACGCACCTCGACTGGGTCGAGCCCGAGCCGCCGGCCGCGCTGGCCGTGTTCGAGGCGCTGCGCGAAGAGTGGGCCGGCCGCATCGAACTGCAGTTCGTCGCGCTCGTGCCGCTCGACGTGTTCGCCGACCTCTCGGCCGGCGAGCGCATCGCGCGCGACGTGAAGCGCGCGGGGGGCGCGCTGGGCGCTTTCGTCTACCGCAACGGAGGATTGGTCCCCAAGCTGGGCCGCGTATTCGACCTCGCGCAGCAGCACGGGTTGACGCTCGACTTCCATGTCGACGAAGGCCTGGACACCGACGCCAGCGGCCTGCGCAGCATTTCGCAGCTGGTGCGCGCGCGCGACTTCAAGGGCCGCGTGGTCTGCGGCCACGCCTGCTCGCTCTCGGTGCAGGACGATGCGGTGGCCGCCGAAACGCTCACGCTGTGCGCCGGCGCCGGGCTGCACCTGGTCGCGCTGCCGACCACCAACCTCTACCTGCAGGGCGCGTGGGACCGCACGCCCGTGGCGCGCGGCATCACGCGCATCCGCGAGGCCGCCGCGCACGGCCTGCGCGCGAGCCTGGCCACCGACAACGTGCAGGACGCCTTCTATCCCTACGGCAGCTACGACCTGCTCGAGACCTTCGGCCTCGGCGTGCAGATGGCGCACCTCGCGCCCGCCGCCGACTGGCTCGACACGATCACCGTGAACCCCGCGAAGGCGCTGGGGCTCGCGTGGGACGGCCGGCTCGCGCCGGGCTGCCCGGCCGACCTGGTGGTGCTGGCCGCCACCGACGAACACGAACTCATCGGCCCGCGCGGCCGCCTGCGCAGCGTCTACCGCGCGGGTCAACTTCTGGAGCCGACAACACCATGA
- a CDS encoding PDR/VanB family oxidoreductase — protein MSLERTLTVRVERISRQTPEILAFELTHPWGRALPGYEAGAHIDVHMPGGFSRQYSLARAPSGTGSYVIGVKREHASRGGSASMHERVREGDLIAISAPRNTFPLRAEARRHLLLAGGIGMTPLLAMAQALAARGADFTLCVFARSEEHLAFAEALYAPALAPHLKLHLDQGDATQRIDLRALLADRAPDTHLYVCGPGGFMQAVREAAAHWPEDALHTEYFAAPTGTAAATTGLPFTLKLARRGIEVPVAADQTAVDALHEVGIDIPVSCQQGLCGTCVVEGDGDGAEHRDFCLTGTERRTKVALCCSRAKGPDLVLQL, from the coding sequence ATGAGCCTCGAACGCACCCTGACCGTCCGCGTCGAACGCATCTCGCGCCAGACGCCGGAAATTTTGGCCTTCGAGCTGACGCATCCGTGGGGCCGCGCGCTGCCCGGCTACGAGGCCGGCGCGCACATCGACGTGCACATGCCCGGCGGTTTCTCGCGCCAGTATTCACTGGCGCGCGCGCCCTCGGGCACGGGCTCTTACGTGATCGGCGTGAAGCGCGAACACGCGAGCCGCGGCGGCTCGGCCTCGATGCACGAGCGCGTGCGCGAGGGCGACCTGATTGCGATCAGCGCGCCGCGCAACACCTTCCCGCTGCGCGCCGAAGCTCGCCGCCACCTGCTGCTGGCCGGCGGCATCGGCATGACGCCGCTGCTGGCGATGGCGCAGGCGCTGGCCGCGCGCGGCGCCGACTTCACGCTGTGCGTGTTCGCACGCAGCGAGGAGCACCTGGCCTTTGCCGAGGCGCTGTATGCGCCCGCGCTGGCCCCACATCTGAAGCTGCACCTCGACCAGGGTGACGCGACGCAACGCATCGACCTGCGCGCGCTGCTGGCCGACCGCGCGCCCGACACGCACCTGTACGTGTGCGGCCCCGGCGGCTTCATGCAGGCGGTGCGCGAGGCCGCCGCGCACTGGCCCGAAGACGCGCTGCACACCGAGTACTTCGCCGCGCCCACCGGCACGGCCGCCGCCACCACGGGCCTGCCCTTCACGCTGAAGCTGGCGCGGCGCGGCATCGAGGTGCCGGTGGCGGCCGACCAGACCGCGGTCGATGCATTGCACGAAGTCGGCATCGACATTCCCGTGTCGTGCCAGCAGGGCCTGTGCGGCACCTGCGTGGTCGAGGGCGATGGCGACGGCGCCGAGCACCGCGACTTCTGCCTCACGGGCACCGAGCGGCGTACCAAGGTTGCACTGTGCTGCTCGCGCGCCAAGGGCCCCGACCTGGTGTTGCAGCTGTGA
- the denD gene encoding D-erythronate dehydrogenase, giving the protein MNVLITGGCGFLGARLARTLLAGGPLALAGGQPRDIARITLADRVPPPADLAADARIQFVQGDLYEQAANGALPLADTDAVFHLAAAVSGECEADFDLGMRSNLDTTRALLDACRSAGHAPVFVFSSSVAVFGDSPEQRLPAVIEDTTLPTPQNSYGIQKFIGEQLVADYTRKGFVQGRNVRLMTVSVRPGRPNGAASSFLSGMLREPLAGVRARCPVAPETPVALASPGNTVAGIVRAATASATEWGARTAINLPALTTTVREMAQALERIAGTEATALIDWEPDAAIAKIVTSWPSRIHAARADALGLKADASFDAILRDYVRENAQAVTLPLKG; this is encoded by the coding sequence ATGAACGTTCTCATCACCGGCGGCTGCGGCTTCCTCGGCGCCCGCCTCGCCCGCACCCTGCTCGCCGGCGGCCCGCTCGCACTGGCCGGCGGCCAGCCCCGGGACATCGCGCGCATCACGCTCGCCGACCGCGTGCCGCCGCCCGCCGACCTCGCAGCCGACGCGCGCATCCAGTTCGTGCAGGGCGACCTCTACGAGCAGGCCGCCAACGGCGCATTGCCGCTGGCCGACACCGACGCCGTGTTCCACCTCGCCGCCGCCGTGAGCGGCGAGTGCGAGGCCGACTTCGACCTCGGCATGCGCAGCAACCTCGACACCACGCGCGCCCTGCTCGACGCCTGCCGCAGCGCCGGTCATGCGCCCGTGTTCGTGTTCTCCAGCTCCGTCGCCGTGTTCGGCGATTCGCCCGAGCAGCGCCTGCCTGCGGTGATCGAAGACACCACGCTGCCCACGCCGCAGAACAGCTACGGCATCCAGAAGTTCATCGGCGAGCAGCTCGTGGCCGACTACACGCGCAAGGGCTTCGTGCAGGGCCGCAACGTGCGGCTCATGACGGTGTCGGTGCGCCCGGGCCGCCCGAACGGCGCGGCCTCCAGCTTCCTGAGCGGCATGCTGCGCGAGCCGCTGGCCGGCGTGCGCGCACGCTGCCCCGTGGCGCCCGAGACGCCGGTCGCGCTGGCTTCGCCCGGCAACACCGTCGCCGGCATCGTGCGCGCGGCCACCGCCAGCGCCACCGAATGGGGCGCGCGCACCGCCATCAACCTGCCCGCGCTGACCACCACCGTGCGCGAGATGGCGCAGGCGCTCGAGCGCATCGCCGGCACCGAGGCCACCGCCCTCATCGACTGGGAGCCCGACGCCGCCATCGCGAAGATCGTCACCAGCTGGCCCAGCCGCATCCACGCCGCGCGCGCCGACGCGCTGGGCCTGAAGGCCGACGCCAGCTTCGACGCCATCCTGCGCGACTACGTGCGCGAGAACGCACAGGCGGTCACGCTGCCGCTGAAGGGCTGA
- a CDS encoding MFS transporter, translated as MTSTLQAGAPSAMADLPVDAALEKRAYAKVFWRLVPFLMLCYVVAYLDRVNVGFAKLQMGADLGFSETVFGLGAGIFFLGYFLFEVPSNLLLNRVGARVWIARIMITWGLLSACFVFVEAPTSFYILRFLLGVAEAGFYPGVILYLTHWYPSHRRARIIAVFMSAIPVAGIFGNPLSGWIMDAFHGVSSMHGWQWMFIIEAIPAVLVGVMVLLYLDNGIQHARWLSPEEKQLLQREVARDQAHGAKGPHSVGAMFRDARVWWMALIYFAFVMGQYALTFWLPTLVKATGVQGNFNIGLLSAIPFLCAIVAMNLFGRSADARRERRWHLIIPAMMGAVGFTVAASYTQNTVVSLTFLSLAAAGVLTCAPLFWSLPTAFLSGTAAAAGIAVINSVGNLAGFVSPYLIGYLKDLTGSTQIGMYVLAGALVLGAIGVWLTPKQLVNR; from the coding sequence ATGACTTCCACCCTCCAGGCCGGCGCGCCTTCGGCCATGGCCGACCTGCCCGTCGATGCCGCGCTCGAGAAACGCGCCTACGCCAAGGTGTTCTGGCGCCTCGTGCCCTTCCTGATGCTCTGCTACGTGGTCGCGTACCTCGACCGCGTGAACGTCGGCTTCGCCAAGCTGCAGATGGGCGCGGACCTCGGCTTCAGCGAAACCGTGTTCGGCCTGGGCGCCGGCATCTTCTTTTTGGGCTACTTCCTGTTCGAGGTGCCGAGCAACCTGCTGCTGAACCGCGTGGGCGCCCGCGTGTGGATCGCGCGGATCATGATCACCTGGGGCCTGCTGTCGGCCTGCTTCGTGTTCGTGGAAGCGCCGACCAGCTTCTACATCCTGCGCTTCCTGCTCGGCGTGGCCGAGGCGGGCTTCTACCCCGGCGTGATCCTGTACCTGACGCACTGGTACCCGTCGCACCGGCGCGCGCGGATCATCGCGGTGTTCATGTCGGCGATTCCCGTGGCGGGCATCTTCGGCAACCCGCTGTCGGGCTGGATCATGGACGCCTTCCACGGCGTGTCGTCGATGCACGGCTGGCAGTGGATGTTCATCATCGAAGCCATTCCCGCCGTGCTGGTGGGCGTGATGGTGCTGCTCTACCTGGACAACGGCATCCAGCACGCACGCTGGCTCTCGCCCGAAGAAAAGCAGCTGCTGCAGCGTGAAGTCGCGCGCGACCAGGCGCACGGCGCCAAGGGCCCGCACTCGGTGGGCGCGATGTTCCGCGACGCGCGCGTGTGGTGGATGGCCCTCATCTACTTCGCCTTCGTCATGGGCCAGTACGCGCTGACCTTCTGGCTGCCGACTCTGGTCAAGGCCACGGGCGTGCAGGGCAACTTCAACATCGGCCTGCTGAGCGCCATTCCGTTCCTGTGCGCGATCGTCGCGATGAACCTCTTCGGCCGCAGTGCCGACGCGCGCCGCGAACGCCGCTGGCACCTGATCATTCCCGCGATGATGGGCGCCGTGGGCTTCACGGTCGCGGCCTCGTACACGCAGAACACGGTCGTGTCGCTGACCTTCCTGTCGCTCGCGGCAGCCGGCGTGCTCACCTGCGCGCCGCTGTTCTGGTCGCTGCCCACCGCCTTCCTCTCGGGCACGGCGGCAGCAGCGGGCATCGCGGTCATCAACTCGGTGGGCAACCTCGCGGGCTTCGTGAGCCCGTACCTCATCGGCTACCTGAAGGACCTCACGGGCAGCACGCAGATCGGCATGTACGTGCTGGCCGGCGCGTTGGTGCTCGGCGCCATCGGCGTGTGGCTCACGCCCAAGCAACTCGTCAACCGCTGA
- the otnI gene encoding 2-oxo-tetronate isomerase: MPQFAANLSMLYPELAFLDRFDAAAKDGFQAVEYLFPYDFSKEEIVARLKHNGLQQVLFNGPPGDWAGGERGLACLPGREGEFREGIAKAIDYAVALDCPRIHVMAGLVPDNLARDAAEAVYVENLRWAAAEAAKAGRDVLIEPINTRDIPRFFLNRQDHAHQIVETVGAANLKVQMDLYHCQIVEGDVAMNLRQYLPTGRVGHLQIAGVPERHEPDVGEQNYDYLFGVIDEVAAQCGWQGWVGCEYRPRRGMEPGGTSAGLGWLRDWRQRA, encoded by the coding sequence ATGCCCCAATTTGCCGCCAACCTCTCGATGCTCTACCCGGAGCTCGCATTTCTCGACCGCTTCGACGCCGCCGCGAAAGACGGCTTCCAGGCCGTCGAGTACCTCTTCCCCTACGACTTCAGCAAAGAAGAGATCGTTGCGCGCCTGAAGCACAACGGCCTGCAGCAGGTGCTGTTCAACGGCCCGCCCGGCGACTGGGCCGGCGGCGAGCGCGGCTTGGCCTGCCTGCCGGGGCGCGAGGGCGAGTTCCGCGAAGGCATCGCCAAGGCCATCGACTACGCCGTGGCACTCGACTGCCCGCGCATCCACGTCATGGCGGGCCTGGTGCCCGACAACCTTGCACGCGACGCCGCAGAAGCTGTCTATGTCGAGAACTTGCGCTGGGCCGCGGCCGAGGCCGCGAAGGCTGGGCGCGACGTGCTGATCGAGCCGATCAACACGCGCGACATTCCGCGCTTCTTTCTCAACCGGCAAGACCACGCGCACCAGATCGTCGAGACCGTCGGCGCCGCGAACCTCAAGGTGCAGATGGACCTGTACCACTGCCAGATCGTCGAAGGCGACGTGGCGATGAATCTGCGCCAGTACCTGCCGACCGGCCGCGTCGGCCACCTGCAGATCGCGGGCGTGCCCGAGCGCCACGAGCCCGATGTCGGCGAGCAGAACTACGACTACCTCTTCGGCGTGATCGACGAGGTGGCGGCGCAGTGCGGCTGGCAGGGCTGGGTCGGTTGCGAGTACCGCCCGCGCCGCGGCATGGAACCCGGCGGCACCTCGGCCGGCCTGGGCTGGCTGCGCGACTGGCGCCAGCGCGCATGA
- a CDS encoding FadR/GntR family transcriptional regulator yields MRRDGAVPALESQTPPPPRAHDPRFQSLAPAVRLADQVADALVAEVRSGRLSEGDRLPTETALATQFGVSRTVVREAVSRLKSLGLVDSRQGSGVFVRAAGVEPLRFEMPHVASREAVVQMVELRRALEAEVAALAAERRTPEDMLRIRDAIDALHAAVSMGSNGADEDVRFHRAIAEAARNPFLIGTLQYLRQFLHGATRVTRANEARRADFVREVAQEHARIVEAIDAGDPLAAREAAKAHMDNAIRRIEQADPAFWQQEGAQLARPLVEGWPAGK; encoded by the coding sequence ATGCGGCGTGACGGTGCGGTGCCTGCGTTAGAGTCGCAGACCCCACCGCCTCCCCGCGCCCATGACCCCCGTTTCCAGTCCCTTGCTCCCGCCGTCCGCCTGGCCGACCAGGTGGCGGATGCGCTCGTGGCCGAGGTGCGCAGCGGGCGCTTGTCGGAAGGCGACCGGCTGCCCACCGAGACGGCGTTGGCCACCCAGTTCGGCGTGAGCCGCACCGTGGTGCGCGAGGCGGTGTCGCGGCTCAAGTCGCTCGGGCTGGTCGATTCGCGGCAGGGCAGCGGCGTGTTCGTGCGCGCTGCCGGCGTGGAGCCTTTGCGCTTCGAGATGCCGCATGTGGCGTCGCGCGAAGCGGTGGTGCAGATGGTCGAGTTGCGCCGCGCGCTCGAGGCCGAGGTGGCCGCGCTCGCGGCCGAGCGCCGCACGCCCGAGGACATGCTGCGCATCCGCGACGCCATCGATGCGCTGCACGCGGCGGTGTCGATGGGCAGCAATGGCGCCGACGAAGACGTGCGCTTTCACCGCGCCATCGCCGAGGCCGCGCGCAACCCGTTCCTCATCGGCACGCTGCAGTACCTGCGGCAGTTCCTGCATGGCGCCACCCGCGTCACGCGCGCCAACGAGGCGCGCCGTGCCGACTTCGTGCGCGAAGTGGCGCAGGAGCACGCGCGCATCGTCGAGGCGATCGACGCCGGCGACCCGCTGGCGGCGCGCGAGGCCGCCAAGGCGCACATGGACAACGCCATCCGCCGCATCGAGCAGGCCGACCCGGCCTTCTGGCAGCAGGAAGGCGCCCAGCTCGCCCGACCCCTGGTCGAAGGCTGGCCTGCGGGCAAGTAA
- the ltnD gene encoding L-threonate dehydrogenase, giving the protein MTSSSNTPPVVGLVGLGAMGSGMAQSLRRAGHAPHVFDVRPGVAEAFAREGGTACDTLAALGAQCDIVVSVVVNAAQTESVLFGDGTTPGCAASMKPGSLFVMCSTVDPNWSVALEARLAQQGILYLDAPISGGAAKAASGQMTMMTAGTPAAYEKAGAMLDAMAAKVYRLGDSAGAGSKVKVINQLLAGVHIAAAAEAMALGLREGVNPDALYEVITHSAGNSWMFENRMAHVLAGDYTPLSAVDIFVKDLGLVLDVARASKFPLPLSSTAHQMFMQASTAGFAREDDSAVIKIFPGIELPAAKESKK; this is encoded by the coding sequence ATGACTTCTTCTTCCAACACCCCCCCCGTCGTCGGCCTCGTGGGCCTGGGCGCCATGGGCAGCGGCATGGCGCAATCGCTGCGCCGCGCGGGCCATGCACCGCATGTGTTCGACGTGCGACCCGGCGTCGCCGAAGCCTTCGCGCGCGAAGGCGGCACCGCCTGCGACACGCTGGCCGCGCTCGGTGCGCAGTGCGACATCGTGGTCAGCGTGGTCGTCAACGCGGCGCAGACCGAATCGGTGCTGTTCGGCGACGGCACCACGCCCGGTTGCGCGGCGTCGATGAAGCCCGGCAGCCTGTTCGTGATGTGCTCCACCGTCGACCCGAACTGGTCGGTGGCGCTCGAAGCGCGCCTGGCGCAGCAGGGCATCCTGTACCTCGACGCGCCGATTTCCGGCGGCGCTGCCAAGGCCGCGAGCGGCCAGATGACGATGATGACCGCCGGCACGCCCGCGGCGTACGAGAAGGCCGGCGCGATGCTCGACGCGATGGCCGCCAAGGTCTACCGCCTGGGCGATTCGGCCGGTGCGGGCAGCAAGGTGAAGGTCATCAACCAGCTGCTGGCCGGCGTGCACATCGCCGCCGCGGCCGAAGCCATGGCGCTCGGCCTGCGCGAAGGCGTGAACCCCGACGCGCTGTACGAGGTCATCACCCACAGCGCCGGCAACAGCTGGATGTTCGAGAACCGCATGGCCCACGTGCTCGCGGGCGACTACACGCCGCTGTCGGCCGTCGACATCTTCGTGAAGGACCTGGGCCTGGTGCTCGACGTGGCGCGCGCCAGCAAGTTTCCGCTGCCGCTGTCGTCCACCGCGCACCAGATGTTCATGCAGGCCTCCACGGCCGGCTTTGCGCGCGAAGACGACAGCGCGGTCATCAAGATCTTCCCGGGCATCGAATTGCCTGCTGCGAAAGAATCGAAGAAATAG
- a CDS encoding TetR family transcriptional regulator C-terminal domain-containing protein yields MSVSDTDSEAPATRGRSRKYTQVLGLINQAAIEVFASEGLAGASTQAIADKAGLSKAQLHYYIESKEALYRQVLQDILTDWIVVFGFSDEAFGPRKVLGDLIQRKMMFSFEHPLRSRIFTAEMMRGAPVINNMMDTSKQRTDQAAAVIQNWMNQGLMDTADPMLVLFHIWAVTQFYADHATQAAYYRSAAQEGDDKDRRYLIEQVTEFLLKGAGVR; encoded by the coding sequence GTGAGCGTGAGCGACACCGACAGCGAAGCACCCGCCACGCGCGGGCGTTCGCGCAAGTACACGCAGGTGCTCGGCCTCATCAACCAGGCCGCCATCGAAGTGTTCGCGAGCGAAGGGCTGGCCGGCGCGTCGACGCAGGCCATCGCCGACAAGGCGGGGCTGTCGAAGGCCCAGCTGCACTACTACATCGAGAGCAAGGAAGCGCTGTACCGCCAGGTGCTGCAGGACATCCTCACCGACTGGATCGTGGTGTTCGGCTTCAGCGACGAGGCCTTCGGCCCGCGCAAGGTGCTGGGCGACCTGATCCAGCGCAAGATGATGTTCTCGTTCGAGCACCCGCTGCGCTCGCGCATCTTCACGGCCGAGATGATGCGCGGCGCGCCCGTCATCAACAACATGATGGACACGAGCAAGCAGCGCACCGACCAGGCCGCCGCCGTGATCCAGAACTGGATGAACCAGGGCCTGATGGACACAGCCGACCCGATGCTGGTGCTGTTCCACATCTGGGCCGTGACGCAGTTCTACGCCGACCACGCGACGCAGGCCGCCTACTACCGCAGCGCCGCACAAGAGGGTGACGACAAGGACCGCCGCTACCTCATCGAGCAGGTGACGGAGTTTCTTTTGAAAGGCGCAGGCGTCAGGTAG
- a CDS encoding aldolase gives MTENEARDEICRVGRSLFERGYVHATAGNISVRLDDGFLITPTDACLGFLDPARLARLDAQGQQTGGDRASKTIALHTRIYAAARAFDAGTACVIHTHSTHCVALTLGNPQAELLPALTPYFVMKVGHVPVIAYHRPGAPEAAEQVAHTIARYGAAGTPIRAAMLARLGPNVWHETPAAAMAVLEELEETARLQMLTQATRPAPLAPDQIDELRRTFGARW, from the coding sequence ATGACCGAGAACGAAGCCCGCGACGAAATCTGCCGTGTCGGCCGCAGCCTGTTCGAACGCGGCTACGTGCATGCCACGGCCGGCAACATCAGCGTGCGGCTGGACGACGGCTTTCTCATCACGCCGACCGATGCCTGCCTGGGTTTTCTCGACCCCGCGCGGCTCGCACGGCTCGATGCCCAAGGCCAGCAGACCGGCGGCGACCGCGCCAGCAAGACCATCGCGCTGCACACGCGCATCTACGCCGCCGCGCGCGCGTTCGATGCCGGCACGGCCTGCGTGATCCACACGCACAGCACGCACTGCGTCGCCCTGACCTTGGGCAACCCGCAAGCCGAACTGCTGCCCGCGCTCACGCCCTACTTCGTGATGAAGGTCGGCCATGTGCCGGTCATTGCGTACCACCGCCCCGGCGCGCCCGAGGCGGCCGAGCAGGTGGCACACACCATCGCGCGCTACGGCGCGGCCGGCACGCCGATCCGCGCCGCGATGCTCGCGCGCCTGGGCCCCAACGTCTGGCACGAGACGCCGGCCGCCGCGATGGCCGTGCTCGAAGAGCTGGAAGAAACCGCACGCCTGCAGATGCTCACGCAGGCCACCCGGCCTGCACCGCTCGCCCCCGATCAGATCGATGAACTGCGCCGCACTTTCGGTGCGCGCTGGTAG
- the otnK gene encoding 3-oxo-tetronate kinase — protein MAKLVLGCIADDFTGATDLANNLVRAGMRVVQTIGVPAGPLDADVDAVVVALKSRTIAPADAIAQSLDALRWLQAQGAQQIYFKYCSTFDSTAQGNIGPVTEALMDALSCDFTIATPAFPDNKRTVFKGYLFAGDVLLNESGMQNHPLTPMTDPNLVRVLQAQCTRKVGLIDHAVVARGAAAIEERIAQLKAEGVTIAIVDAVSNDDLLRMGPALAKLPLLTAGSGVAIGLPANFGLAPSSQASALPKAGGKTAVVSGSCSLATNRQVLDFIQRGGAAMAIDPLRIAAGVDVAAEVLAWAAPLIDKGSVLVYSTAEAGAVKSVQGRLGVEEAGAMVERTIAAIARGLVERGVHQLVVAGGETSGACVQALGIAQMQIGPQIDPGVPWCHARSDAAPDAGLHITLKSGNFGSDDFFTKAFTVLA, from the coding sequence ATGGCGAAGCTTGTGCTCGGCTGCATCGCCGACGACTTCACCGGCGCCACCGACCTGGCCAACAACCTCGTGCGCGCCGGCATGCGCGTGGTGCAGACCATCGGCGTGCCCGCCGGTCCGCTCGATGCCGACGTGGATGCGGTCGTGGTCGCGCTCAAGTCGCGCACCATCGCGCCGGCCGACGCCATCGCGCAGTCGCTCGACGCGCTGCGCTGGCTGCAGGCGCAGGGCGCGCAGCAGATCTACTTCAAGTACTGCTCGACCTTCGACAGCACGGCCCAAGGCAACATCGGCCCCGTGACCGAGGCGCTGATGGACGCGCTGTCATGCGACTTCACCATCGCCACGCCCGCCTTCCCCGACAACAAGCGCACCGTGTTCAAGGGCTACCTGTTCGCGGGCGACGTGCTGCTCAACGAGAGCGGCATGCAGAACCATCCGCTCACGCCGATGACGGACCCGAACCTCGTGCGCGTGCTGCAGGCGCAGTGCACGCGCAAGGTGGGCCTGATCGACCACGCGGTGGTCGCACGCGGCGCAGCGGCCATCGAAGAACGCATCGCGCAATTGAAGGCCGAAGGCGTGACCATCGCGATCGTCGATGCGGTCTCGAACGACGACCTGCTGCGCATGGGCCCGGCGCTCGCGAAGCTGCCGCTGCTCACGGCGGGCTCGGGCGTGGCCATCGGCCTGCCGGCCAACTTCGGCCTCGCGCCGTCGTCGCAGGCCAGCGCGTTGCCGAAGGCCGGCGGCAAGACGGCGGTGGTGTCGGGCAGCTGCTCGCTCGCCACCAACCGGCAGGTGCTCGACTTCATCCAGCGCGGCGGCGCGGCCATGGCCATCGACCCGCTGCGCATCGCGGCGGGCGTGGACGTGGCGGCCGAAGTGCTGGCCTGGGCCGCACCGCTGATCGACAAGGGTTCGGTGCTCGTCTACTCGACCGCCGAAGCCGGCGCCGTGAAGTCGGTGCAGGGACGGCTCGGCGTGGAAGAAGCCGGTGCCATGGTCGAGCGCACCATCGCCGCCATTGCGCGCGGCCTGGTCGAGCGCGGCGTGCACCAGCTGGTGGTGGCCGGCGGCGAAACCTCGGGCGCCTGCGTGCAGGCGCTGGGCATCGCGCAGATGCAGATCGGTCCGCAGATCGACCCCGGCGTGCCGTGGTGCCATGCGCGCTCCGATGCCGCGCCCGACGCCGGGCTGCACATCACGTTGAAGTCGGGCAACTTCGGCAGCGACGATTTCTTCACCAAAGCTTTTACAGTGCTCGCATGA
- a CDS encoding RidA family protein produces the protein MSMGKPMANYAAAKRVGDFVFMSGVVAVDPATRRAVAGYDAIPEEARTALQGVGYATGQMSVDIFEAPIVAQSWFVLERIRQIAAEHGGTMEDVVKLVQYFRHLPHYAFYNRVRGLFYPGEPPVSTVVEVSRFLPGDEVLVEVEATMFLPLRGAT, from the coding sequence ATGAGCATGGGCAAGCCGATGGCCAACTATGCCGCCGCCAAGCGCGTCGGCGATTTCGTCTTCATGAGCGGCGTGGTCGCCGTCGACCCGGCCACGCGCCGCGCGGTGGCCGGCTACGACGCCATTCCCGAAGAAGCCCGCACCGCGTTGCAAGGCGTGGGCTATGCCACGGGCCAGATGTCGGTCGACATCTTCGAGGCGCCCATCGTGGCGCAGAGCTGGTTCGTGCTCGAGCGCATCCGCCAGATCGCGGCCGAGCACGGCGGCACCATGGAAGACGTGGTGAAGCTGGTGCAGTACTTCCGCCACCTGCCGCACTACGCGTTCTACAACCGTGTGCGCGGCCTGTTCTACCCGGGCGAGCCGCCGGTGAGCACGGTGGTCGAGGTGTCGCGCTTCCTGCCGGGCGACGAGGTGCTCGTCGAGGTGGAAGCGACGATGTTCCTGCCCCTGCGCGGCGCTACCTGA